The genomic region TCCATATCCTCCGGGCGTACCCAGATCCTATGTAGGTGGTTTTATATTTACTAAGAATGCTACCCTTGCTTGGTTCGCAAAACAGGTTCGCGTGTGATATTGCTTTTGTAATTACATGTACATCGGAATCTCCCCATTAAGtgtatcatttttgttttgcgataTTAGAGGCTACCTGGCCACGAGTACCACTTTCGCCAGCAAACGCCATATGCTTAAGTATCTAGTTTAAAGTATAgcttcatcgttttttttttgtttttgaatctgtgaaacattttcatttttttgttttttgacaaTTGTTGATTGCTTTTGTGAATACATTCTTTTTCGCCTTTCCgccaattttcttcttctacaaTCGATTCCATATTTTTCCGCACTGATAACAGGTTCGTCTTGTGAACCCATGATACACTTTAAATTTTGAGTAGTTTCATAAAATTCATTGATTAAAGTGTAAAtcctaaaaatataaatactaatgtgtatgtgtgtatatatataatatatatatatatatatttgaaaGCGTcttgttgtctttttttttaatattatttatccTTAgatcttttctttgttttcatcCATGAGTCGTACCGTACTACCAAGTGAAGTGAAGTGAAggtttcccatttccattgTTCCCCGTTGCAGGGAGGGGGACCGGGGCCACCTTATGGAAACTGTCGAGCACTGACTTCTCTTCGAGTGTGTTTCCTTGAAACGCTTTCCTCTCGCCTTCGCCTTGCTTCGTACAGGGGGAATTTCAAAGCGAAGTGAATATAAAAAGCCAACAACTATTGGTCTTTGCGgttgcattttgtttgtcACAAGCGTAGCGTATGGGTATGGTAGAACCATTGTCGTGGTAGATCAGTagctttccttgttttttttttttcttcatcacgCCCGATCTGATTTACTTGATTTTTCACTCCGAGCGATTCCCAAGGGCCACCCGTACCGTTTCTCAGCCACATTCAGCGGGTAGAACGTGAGTCTATGGTCCTTACATCTATCCAAACTGGAAAACAGTAACATTTACTACTAAGTCACACTCCACCGAATCTTTCACAAAGCTCAAACACATCGATTCGCATCAAACTCCACATAAGCGCGATCCTTGCGTGTCTTTTTCGCGTCCCGTATTAACTACTACTTCTAACATACAGTTTTAAAAATGGATCAAAACCTAAGATTCACAATTCGATGGGATTATTtagtgtctgtgtgtgtatgtgtgtgtgtgtgtgtgattttatgTATTTCTTTTGTATCCCCATGACTGAGTCGTGTATCaccctttttccccttttttgtcgttccCATTGACGATCGTCTCGCCTACTTGCAATGCAGGGGGTTTCCTATTTTTAGCgtctttgtttgctttgtcTGCGCGAAATGAGTTTTCAGCGATCCCTCCAGATTGCAGAAGCTTTCCGTCTTCCCGAACGAGAAACCAATCGCTCGaacacttttattttaatcttgGTCCACTTGATTCagcattttccatttgttaGCGAAGAAATGCCACAATCTTGACGAAGAAGGTGGTATCGaaggtgtttatgtgtgtgtgtgtgttttgtgtgtgaatgtgtctGTATGAAGGTGAAGATCAAATCGTCTCCCGTTTTACTTCACTAGCCTTGGTGTGGGGCCACGGGTTGAGTTGCCCCTCCCAGTAGCTGAGCATTCCGTGTGCGAATTCCGTTCTGCTCCGAACAGGATATCCGGCTGCTGCCTCCGGTCTCCTTGGCCCGGGAACCTCAGCACGGTTGGATGAGGTAGGATGAAATTCCTTGCGAATTTCCTTCACTACGTTCGCGTACCACTTTACCGCTAGATCGGATTTGTACCGCTTTTGGTTAAACGCATTCCGCGTGAGAACTTTGAAAATAAAGTCCCTTCTGTCACGCGTACGCAATGTCCGGCGGAGGATACTAGAGGGCTTCTGATCGGGCAGACTATCAGTCCTATCAGATCGAAGCGCCACTATTTTCTACTAGCTCGtccgtttttttccattaGCTCGGTTGTTCTCACTCTCAAGATTTGTTGGGCTTAGAGATATAAATTTGCAGCTCGTATTTTCTTTACACATCGGAGGATCTGTTCCTGTTTTGAATCCTGGCATCGGTGTTTGTACGATTCCTGCAGAAGCTCGCTCACTCAACTGCCCTACTCGCTCGCTATTTGTCTTCTCCTTTCCGTTGCTCGCAACACAAGCGTTTTTTTCTCTGCTGGGTTTCTTCCTTGCTTCTCCTTCATTAACTTTGCAACAACCTATCGCTTCAGCGGGCAAGTACGTGTTGATTTCTCTAgtatataaatatatgtaTATGGAAGAACATTGGTTTCCTTACTTAGCTTAGAATATTGATTACCGTaaccgtgtgtatgtgtaactCTAGTTTGGTTTTAATCGTTTTCAAATGTCTTCACCCTTCACTTTTCAAGACTTTTGCCCTTAGCtttctatcgtttttttttgtcttaccaCTCAATACGATATGTTTGTATTTTGTCTTCTACGCAAACCATCCGCTGAATACGTTTAACATTCCTGATttagttatttgttttctttattttaatctCATCCCGGAACCGACTGATCACAGTTTTCCGGCTGTCTTTTTATTAACCCTCTTGTTTATTGGTTTACTAGTTAAATTTATTGAGAATAGCTGTCTTCTTTTTTCCACGCAACAAATCGTTTACTACACGGAATGAAAGCTTACAAACGGGGGTGGATGTATTGTCGAGTATATATTGGGAGCAAGAGTTGGGCGGGGAGCAGCATCTACTGGAACGCTAGTCATTCGCTAGTGTTGTTCTATTATTGTTTACTGTTGCAATAATGCTACATTTAATTCCTCATATCTACAAACTCGCTTGGGCCGTCCGCGaacagaaaaggaaaagacatAAGTGGCGACAGAGTGAAATCGgtagagaaagagaaatagaACGGTGTCAAGAGGGTTTTGCTACGCTAGCTACGCATCATCCGGATGATCGCTAAAATCATTCGTACGCGTACGATCACTAGTAGATTCGATGCTTGACATGTGTGTGAGGAGAGAAAATACGAGCTTACACAGAAACCAAATTCATACTTAATAATATCGTAAAGAAACGACTCTACTATAGAATGTGGGTTACGAACGAGTATGAAAAGTTTTGCTAAACTATTATTGTACTTATTGGAGTAACATACAGCAAAAGTGAGTTGACATGCTTGCACAATCTGATTCGACCCGGTCTCGGTCTCTCACACGCAACCGCACTAATCCGTGCTTAAGTTAAGTGATTCGAGTTTTctaatttaatagtttttatttttaaatataatctaCTACTCTACCGGAACGGAAAGTAAACAGTTtactgcaaaataaaaaaaaacactttggaAAAGATGGCGAATTTACAAACTTATATCTCTAAGCTTCCATTTGGAAAACGGATCGTACCCGGAACGTAACGACGTGTGGATATACGATAAATCGAGCACAACGCAGGAAAAAAATTGAGAAGAAAGACAAAGTTTAAATTCTTTGCAAACGAGATGAATTCGAAACAAGCGTAAATTCGCTAACGAATGGTATTGATGCTGAAGGGgaaccaaaacgaaaattgcgttcctttttttcccccaaaagACAGAAGGCTTCCCAAACGGTACCGGTACATGCCAAGCGCATATCATTAACGTCTCCTAAGTTCTTGGCGCAAAGGAACAgtctaattttttatttatttttttcaagtcAAAACAGGTATTTCATTTGATTGATCGATACTTTTTCTGTGTGTCGCTTAGGGTTTTTGTGGTGCTCAAGAACGGTTTGATAATCATCAATCGTAGCGTTAGCCAGTTGTAGAACCTCTGCGTTGGTTTTCTTTATGAGCTGCGAAGGAATACACCCATCGACCACGAATTCAGAAGGGGTCGCTAAAAGAAATCACACGTGACTgacacattttccggcctcTGTGTGTAATTATAGTGCAACGTTCGCAGGCAGGCAGTAcgagtggaaaggaaaatacaaAACGCACCGAACACGCTCGCGAACGATCGGCTTGATTGATGGATCGCCGGTTTTCCTCCACCCACGTACAATGTGAAGGAGGAAGGAGGTTGTAATATTTGGCGCAACATCGGATTTAGAggccaaaacaaacaacagaaaaaatgtTGGGAAAAAGTCCCCCCGGCGTAACACAAGCCAAATGGACCTGGGAAAaggtttggttttcttttcgacaAACAAATTGACAGTCGATCGAACGATGGGACGGACGGGCTTACAATGTGAGCAAGCGTGCAACTCAAGTGACTCAAAGACTTTGTAGTGTCTCTGCTTCGGGAGGGGAAGGAATTAATGACGAAACTAAGTAAAACTAAGAGTTTTTTAAAATACTGAGCATTGGTTGTCGAACCGATACGTTGTGTACGAGCATGATTAAACTGTAGTGTTATGTCTTAAAAACTAAAgcgaaattaaaaacttatCAAACGAATACTTAACTtatgtaaaatgaaaaaaatatatatataaccCTAACTAAAACAGTCTTATTCCAGTGATGAGTGATAGTTTCGCTTATCGCTATTATCTCGCAACCGTCCAAGCTTTGCCGAGTCTTGACGGGTCGTGTGAAGCATCGATACAGTTTATCACAAAAATTCACtgtgttttaaatgttttgcggGAGGCGACTTCCATGCGATAGGTCCCCCGGCGCAATACTTCTCGGGTGGGCGGGCGCTATCCTTCTAATGGCAAAATGTGGATAGGAACTCGCGTCAAACCGTATACCGTTCGCAATCGGGTGCACACGATGAGCTGACGGGGCGGGAAGAAGGCAATGGGTCGCTTTCTAATGGGGGAAGGGTTCAGGGGGAGGCGCAGGTCGGTCTCAACAGTGACTCTCGGGATACAATCTAAAAAAACGACACGATAGAACAGAGAAGAGAGAATggaatgtaaaaaataaaacgaaacgcaATCGAAATAAAAGCATAAAGTTGTGTGACAACTATAAACGGTATGTACATTAGTCAATAGCGCGAAAAGGAAGCCTTACACAGGGTAACAAGTAAAGAAAAGGTAAAACACGACCCATTTCCTTCGAGTGCACATGCAATGACAACAAGTGGATACACGAACTCAGGCCAGTTCCATCCAGTTCCGTATCCAAGTACCGTTTCCGTTAGTAAAGTTGTGCACAAAGCGGTTCTAATAATGGTTAATCGATAAGCGAACGGTGCGCAATGGGGGCCCCGTGCCAGGGTTAATGGTTCCCACGAGGGCGTGGGCAGGAAACTAGgtcttgaaaagtgaaaagggTTATGGTTTCCCCCCTCCAAGGGGAAAACAATCAATACACAGTGAAAGTCGTTACCAGTTcctgtgtgttgtttttcaatcaatataaTCAATTTGTCTACGAAACAAACGGTGGCACATTACGGTGAGCTTAAAATAGATGGCACATTACTGAAATAGAACGGCCGTTTCCGTTTCAAATgtggatgaaacaaaaaacaacaaggtaCGCATGTTACGCGGAAGTCTCTGGAAGGGAACAACGGATAGGGAAGGTGTTCCATGTTCGAACGAACGCCCCGGTGTCCACTTTCGGTCGGTGAGTCTAAATTATGCAAACTACAACCGATACCTCGTCGCCCCAGCTCGTGGGACCTGGCGGCGCGGACAAGGGCACGCAACGGTTGATGAGtacctgcctgcctgcctgccagTCATCGCCATGGGCCACATGGGAGCGAAACCGTCCACGGCCGCCCGGCGAAATCTCCCTTGCCATCTATAAATACAATAAATAGATGAATTATGAAGTCACCGAAGGCCCGGGCCGTGTCACCCGGGTTCAACGCCGAAACCCGATCGCGGTTTGCCGGTGCAACCTCCTGCAGGCCGGCTCTTCTCTGCAAAATTCGATGGGCGATGGGGATCGCACGCCGTGACGACGGATGCGTTTAAAAATAGGCACACCTTGACAGGCCGTGGCGTGGTCGCAATCACTTATGAATGGTTTAAATGTCAGTAATGAGTGTGGCCGGAGTTCGCCGGCTTCACGCACGCCTCCTCCACGCTCCACGGTGGGAGGTGGCGGAACGGGATTCGACATGCCCCCGCGATCCCGGGATCTTCCATTTCTTCCCGTGCTCGGTGCCGTTCGATTATGCAACCTCGAAGAATGACCCCGCCGTGCACTTAGAGATGTTTCCTCCAAGGCACACAAAAAGAGATCTAGAAAAGCATTTGACATGCCAACAAGCTGAAATAGGGTGTAAATTATGCTACAATGTATGTGGTATAAGTTTGTAACTATTTATGAAATGCAATTTAACCAATATGCAACCTGTACAAGCAAGAAAAGATGACAGAAATATTCCATCCTCACAACAATCACAGTGCTACAGATTCCATTCCCTCATTCGCTAttaaaagagaagaaatatatttaaaataatatatatacatacaaCCAGAATGTGTCGAAGCGGATGAAACACAAATGTAATTAATAGTAAATCGATACGAAACACAACACGTGGTGGTAACGAAAcaataagtaaaacaaaaaaaaacaacaatacaGTAAAGCATCGGGGGTTAAGGAgtttaaaaatagtaatatttaTTAGTTGCCATTCGTGCTTAcaacgaaaaactaaaactgtaTATCAAGAGTCATAAGTACAAACGGCTATCGCGGTCGCCGGGCGGACGGACGGGTTGTGTTTCCCCGGGCGCCATTCCAGCGAAACATGCGCCACAGCGTAAACACAACCTGCGCCGCGGAGCGACCCATACTAAACACTAAAGCGCATTACTGTTATAAACCATTACTAATAAATAGAAGATGAATCGTAGGGAGGGGAAGAATGTGTAGTTAAGATAAAATGAACGTACACGAACTAAACCATATAATACTAACAAATGGAACTTGGAAAGTTCATTCACGATACACCTTAAAAGCTAAAAGTATACCGAATGCTGCCTAAGTGTTTGGATGATAAGGTACAAataattgttctttttttgcagaatgtttgaaataaaacacataaccATAGTGGAGAATGTGCTCTGGGTTTGATGAAAGTCACACAACACGTGGATTAGATCATGaaacattggaaaacaaacatctcttccttttttgttgttgttgcataCACGTACACATCAATCCATACACCTAAACTAGATGTGCCGGATAAAGTAAAgataattataattaaattatgcGTAAGTTTATCGCCATTGCCTGCATGTCTTTTCTTGAACAATTTACTTTCATAATCCTCATTAAGTAGTCTTCTCTCTTGTTAAGCACTAAAGAGGATAAATCATTCTAGCGCTAAATCTGCATGTTTCAAGCTGCATTGTATATTCAGGTTCTCCTTTTTTGTGACCACATGCGAATTCTAAAAATTTACAACCAAATATCGGAACACGGATTAGTGCACGAAACATTGTTCAAGCATATCGTCCGATCatgtttataattaaaattgtaaCGTATTTAAAGGAatgcgtttgtgtttttaactACCATGACAACAAGCAAGGATGTCATTATCTAATGTGTTTAATTCAGGTTTTAAGCATCTTATACTTTTCGTCTCAATAATCCAGATGATTACTTATTTGTATTCAACATGTTTTAATACAAACATGTTTCATCGATGTGTAATTGAAAAAGCGAAACATGTTCGCCTCGTGTTAACACTGTAAAACCAGTCTGTGGGGTGTATTTTGTATACAACTAAtgattaaacattaaaaaaaagaagcacatCCTATGCAGCCTCAGCGCTATGCCGATGCCCTGCGTATCGGTGTTCGGTTCATAGCGACGGCCAAACGAGATCGATGCGTGCTTCTGTAAGCTCCCGTTCAAAATAGTATTTAAAAATGGAATCATAATACACAAATGCTTACTGCTATCTGCGGAACCGCTTTAGGAGTCAGCGTATCTTTCGTGCAAACACGAAAACACAAAAGGAATAAAGCAAAAGTTATATCTTagtactaaaaaaaaataaagacaaCCAGTGGTACGTGAAGTATTACTGCGAACAAGATAATGAagattagaaaacaaaataggaGAGATAGAAAGCAACAAACGTCTAACACAGTTCTGCACACACGGTGGCACGGTTTGATGGTTTAATGAAACATGTACAAACGTGGGATAAAGTTGAGTTGCAATTGTTGTTAGTTGGAAAGCTTTAAAACACGAGTTGCACAACTAAGGTACTCAGGGGTAGAATCAACATTTGTTGCAAAGATCGCTCGCAGGATCTGTCGTTTTCTATTGGGTgttgtgttgcgtgtgtgtgtgtgtttttgtttttggtgtaGTGAGTCTGAGTTGCTTTATTTTATACATTCACATATACACtacttgtttgcttgtttagtTCAATATAAGTATGTTGGTTTGAAGCTTGTCCCATTGCTCATTAAAATCTTCAGGTTatcttcgtttgttttcttatccACCTCTGGCACTTGACATGTCCTTCCCCCACCAGCCAGGGTTAGGACCTTACAACTTGACGCATTCGAATCTCTTGTGGTCGCGAATGGAAGATGTGTAGATCTATCGCTTTGATGATTGCTGCTCTCTAACTAACGCAAGGATCTGGAAGTTGATGATAATGACTTTAAGCCGAACGTTCGGcgagaaaacacacacacacatgctttTGATGCCTTCCTCTATTGCTGGTAGCAGTGTGGAGCGGTAGCTAACTGGTAATTGGTAGTAATATTAATGTTTGTCTTGTAGTATATGCACTGCTTAGTTCATTCCTTTATTATCCTGTTCCTAATGCTGTGTTTCACCATGGGAGAAACACGACGATTGGCGGCTGACGAAATCGGTTCTataatgtttcatttcattatatttcatacaatttatttttataagtgTTTTAATACCATGATGATCATTCTCGTTCACTCGTCCTCCAGTGATATCAATTTTACACCAGTTTGGTTTAGGGGAAATCACTCTTCTAGCATTCCAACCTAGCGGGTTTTTCGcttatgttttgcttttcgttaTGTTTGCTGATTATGTTTATCCGTATAGCGCGTTTTCTTCTACTACTTCTTCCTGCTGCCCCCTCTTTACACGCTACTCTTAGTGATAATGTTGTAGAGGGTACCAGTAATGTGGTGGGTAGGGTTTAATGGGTGATCGTTAGGGAGGCAGGTGagtagagagaaagagagggacaGAACGAGATAGAGAGTGAAAAGGAGACGAAATTTATACATACATTCCCATGCCGTACAGCGAGCCCCAGTCGACGCCCTGGAAGCTCGACATGTCGACATTGGCCAGGCTGTAGCCCTGGTAGGGATTGCCGAGCCCGGCGGCGGCCATCTGGGCGGCGGCATGCGCCTGCTGGCTCTGCTGGGGGGCGGCCTGCGTGCCGACGGTGGCACCGGCAACCGAGGTCGGGTGGGGcacctgctgctgttgcgccTGGGCGGCCTGGTTGGCGGCGACGCCCGACATCGGGTTGACGGCAGCGTtcgcggcggcggcggcggccgatGGAATGGGATATGGCGAGTATCTGCGGGCGGGAAGTGAACCAAAAGGAAGAACCAAAAAGAAACACGTTAGTCCTCGAAACGGGGAGAACATTTGACATGGCACGCcatagaaagagagagagagtcgtCAAACTTACCTAAAGCTATGCAGCGTTGGTGGATATGTAGTAAAGACTTTACCGAAACCATTTTGTACTTGCAtcgcggcggcggcggcagcagcctGGGCCGCTTGGGCCGCCTGAGCCTGTACCATCAGCGGGTTGGTGGCGGCCAGCGGATTCACCAGCCCCGGATTGCCGCCCTGCGCGGCCCCGACCAAGCGAGCGGCGGCGGCCGATGTGGGGGCGGCGGCCGTCATCGGCACCCCGAGATTGCCCAGTATGAGCCGCTTCTGCAGCAGCTGGGTAGCGGTCGGCGTGACCGCCTCCTTCGGCTGGGCCTTCTTGCACTCCACCTTCTTGTTCTTGATCGTGTGGAAGTGGATCTCGCACACCCGATCGACGACGTCCTCGTTCTCGAACGTGACGAAGCCGAAGCCGCGGTGGCGCTTCGTCTGCTGATCCATCAGCATCACCGTCTCCTCCACCTTCCCGAACTGGCTGAAGTACGCCTTCACCTCGTCGGCGGACGTGTCCTGGCTGACGCCGCCCACGAAGATCTTCTTCGTCTTGTTCGACTGCGTCTTCGGGCGGTTCTTGGGGGTGGCGTGCTTCGGATCGATCTTCTTACCGTCCAGCGTGTGGATCGGCACCTGCAGCACCTTGTCGACGCTGTTCGGCTCCTGGAATGTGATGAAACCAAAGCCTCTGCTTCGCTGTGGAATGGAATCAGGGACAAACGATTAGTACAACACACTCTCCTTGATGAACATTCCTTCAAGACCTACCTGTGTAACTGGATCCTTCATGATGAGCACGTCCGTAACGGTGCCAAACATGCCAAAGTACTCGCTCAGCTTCTCGGACGACGTCTGCCAGCTGAGACCGCCGACGAACAGCTTGCCCGGGGCCGGATCTGAACCGTTGTTCGGTGTCGAACGTCCCGAGGAGCTGCCATTGCTCGAGTTGCCTCCCTTAGGGCAGCCATTGCTAGCGACGCCGTtcagctgttgttgctgctgctgttgctgttgaacaaccacttgctgctgctgttgctgttgctgctgctgctgttgtaccacgacctgctgctgttgctgttgctgctgctggaccacaacctgctgctgttgctgctgctgctgctggaccacgacttgctgctgttgctgctgctggatctGTTGCTGTTGGGCGCGGTTTGCCTGTGGCTGTTGCTGGGGCGAGAGCACTTGCTGCTGTGCTACTTGCGACTGTTCACTGTAGAAAGAACGGATAGGGGTCGAAGAACACACCATTCTATTAGCGACGTAACAGTAATACTCCGATTGCAGTGCGAGATCGGAAAAGTAGCACTTTTCCGGGAAGCAACCGAGAAAGTCTACAAAGTTTCGCGGCAACATCTTTCACACTGACGCAATTCGTTTCACCTTGGTTACTTAGATGATTACTTCGATTGATGAAAACCGAAAAGCATCAACGTTGCGGGCGAAAGGATAAAAATTGCATCCATCTCGTCTCGGGTAGGGTAATAAAAACGGACTCGACCTCCAACGTCGGGGGGGTTGCATCGTCGAGTTCGTCGTTGGAAACTGGGTTAAGTTCAACTAAAAATAGCGCCCCACCTCCCTCCGGCAACAGATGTACAACACGCCGAACACGCTCGCCCGGGCGGTCAATATGCAGAAACGGCAGACACTTACCTCTTAATCTGTTGCTGTTGGCTCGCTGCGACGGCGGCGGCCTGCGTCGCCAGTAGTGTGGGTTTGATTGGCACCAGGGCGGTGTGTAGCTCGTGGGTATCCAGCAGTCCGTTCGGGTCAAGTGTTCCGGCGCTGTGCgtaaacgaaagcaaacaaaacagaacgcAAAGTGCAACCATTAATGATCGTGTACATATTGAAAGCCACTGCACAACCGTAGCTTTGGGGGAAGGACACATTTATTCAtgcagtttttgtttctcttcaaCAGGTTCTACCCCTGGTCATCATCATGACGGTAGCGGTTGTGGGCTGCTCCAGTTTCATGATCTACTGCGGTCGTACCCGAACCGACGTGAGGTGAGGGAGTCTTTCGGTTTCCGATTGGATCTATTTTTATCCttctaaataaaacatttctctCCCCCCATCCCGTCGCAACAGCCTGAACAAAAAGGTCTTCGAGCATGACACGATGGACGTTATGAACCCGAAGCAGAGAAAGGTAGGTGGAAATTTACCCCACCGTTAATTGGTCAAATCATCTAAAGTATCTTTATTTTATCTCGCTACAAATCTTTATACCTATTTAAAGGGGgtctttgcttggaaaacatGAGTGACCCATCTCAATCGGGGGTTGTCTCAATCAGCAAAGAGGGTTAAAAATGATCCTTAATTATCGCCATCGGTCACCTGGTGTGGTGGGTTTCCGTTTCTACACCGACCAACACGTGTCGTTTTATGTTGACCACCGGCCAACGCAAGGGGTCATGGCGGTTTAATGAACCCCCTTTGCGTTCCGAGGAAAATCGCTACCGACAGGTGGAATAATGGGTTTCGTTCTAGAGGACgtcatttgtttgcttcaaaaGTGAAAACATACCTCACACACTCCCACTCGTCCTTCCGGAAAccgggagtgtgtgtgtgtgtgtgtgtgtgtgtgtgtgtgtgtgcaccggCCGGAAAAGGATTAATAGCTTGCGTGTCACGTAACTAGCTTGCTCAAATAACAGGTTTCCCCGACCGAACGCTCCTCGGTGGTTCTTCCGGTGGCAGAAGGCAGGGCGActaccctccctccctcccggaCGAAGGATGAAAACGGGCAAAATTGAGGTCAAACGGGACGCCATTTGTCTCGACGTACGGGTGAGCTCGCCTGCCCGCGATGCTTGCGAGAAAAAGTCAAGTCCCGCTGGAAACGGTCACATGACGGGTGCGAACGAATTTCCACCCGAAACGAGCCTGAACCAAACCCATTTTCTCACCACCCTCGGCTCGGGTCGGGTGGTTCCCCGTGTTCGTCTTTCGTAGCCAGAAAGGTTACCTACACCATGACCGACGCGGGGCGGGCCAAGAAAACAACAGGTTACAGACACATTGTTAGTTCGCTCGAAGAAGGATAATCCATTTTTTCCGTCCGTGGTAtgatttttccttgttttttttttcttctttttggtgAACATTACATTTCCAATCCATTGTGCTTCCGCCTGGGCTTCGGCTCCAACCGTCCCCCCCACAGTGCAACGCTTTCCAACGCAACAAAACTCGTGTTCACAAACCAACGTCCAAACTAGGGCATTGAACTCCCTGTGCGGGTTTTGTGTGCGTTTGCGTGTGTTGGTACACACCTTTGCTGCATGTATTCGTAAAAACCAAGCTCGGGTAGGCCtttaaggaaaaaaggaaaacccaaatACACACACCTACAGAGGCAGGAAGCAAGCCCGACCTAGAATCCGAGACTCACGCCTAAATCCACCTGACGTTGGAAAATCCCTTTAGTGGAGGGCACGGTGGGGAGGGGATCGGAGCCAAGATTAATGGGGAAATAAGAAGCTGCTTGACAAATTGAATAAGAAttgaaatttgttaaaatttatttcttgctGCTAAATACTCATTGAATCACTCATTGAAATAGAAGGGATCCCTAAATTTATATTGAATTTAATTCTTTTGATACCCGTAATTTTGGGACTATTCTGACGCTACAACTATCATCAGACCGGCAGCTTAATTCCACTATTCACCGGTTCATGTGAACAGTGTTCCAACTTCTCTCTCGCTTCCGAACTAAAAAAGGGATATTTTCATCCCCAACGAAATGGGTTTTCGAGGGATGTTTCTCCTAttttttgttggtggtggCTATACCCGCTTATCGCGTGCacgcatacaaacacac from Anopheles coustani chromosome 3, idAnoCousDA_361_x.2, whole genome shotgun sequence harbors:
- the LOC131259157 gene encoding RNA-binding protein Musashi homolog 1 isoform X1 — its product is MLFESHTMAAKMYPYNVPPPIQGATAVPVPNIRLHGTTFGAGTLDPNGLLDTHELHTALVPIKPTLLATQAAAVAASQQQQIKSEQSQVAQQQVLSPQQQPQANRAQQQQIQQQQQQQVVVQQQQQQQQQVVVQQQQQQQQQVVVQQQQQQQQQQQQVVVQQQQQQQQQLNGVASNGCPKGGNSSNGSSSGRSTPNNGSDPAPGKLFVGGLSWQTSSEKLSEYFGMFGTVTDVLIMKDPVTQRSRGFGFITFQEPNSVDKVLQVPIHTLDGKKIDPKHATPKNRPKTQSNKTKKIFVGGVSQDTSADEVKAYFSQFGKVEETVMLMDQQTKRHRGFGFVTFENEDVVDRVCEIHFHTIKNKKVECKKAQPKEAVTPTATQLLQKRLILGNLGVPMTAAAPTSAAAARLVGAAQGGNPGLVNPLAATNPLMVQAQAAQAAQAAAAAAAMQVQNGFGKVFTTYPPTLHSFRYSPYPIPSAAAAAANAAVNPMSGVAANQAAQAQQQQVPHPTSVAGATVGTQAAPQQSQQAHAAAQMAAAGLGNPYQGYSLANVDMSSFQGVDWGSLYGMGILYPESHC
- the LOC131259157 gene encoding RNA-binding protein Musashi homolog 1 isoform X2, translated to MLFESHTMAAKMYPYNVPPPIQGATAVPVPNISAGTLDPNGLLDTHELHTALVPIKPTLLATQAAAVAASQQQQIKSEQSQVAQQQVLSPQQQPQANRAQQQQIQQQQQQQVVVQQQQQQQQQVVVQQQQQQQQQVVVQQQQQQQQQQQQVVVQQQQQQQQQLNGVASNGCPKGGNSSNGSSSGRSTPNNGSDPAPGKLFVGGLSWQTSSEKLSEYFGMFGTVTDVLIMKDPVTQRSRGFGFITFQEPNSVDKVLQVPIHTLDGKKIDPKHATPKNRPKTQSNKTKKIFVGGVSQDTSADEVKAYFSQFGKVEETVMLMDQQTKRHRGFGFVTFENEDVVDRVCEIHFHTIKNKKVECKKAQPKEAVTPTATQLLQKRLILGNLGVPMTAAAPTSAAAARLVGAAQGGNPGLVNPLAATNPLMVQAQAAQAAQAAAAAAAMQVQNGFGKVFTTYPPTLHSFRYSPYPIPSAAAAAANAAVNPMSGVAANQAAQAQQQQVPHPTSVAGATVGTQAAPQQSQQAHAAAQMAAAGLGNPYQGYSLANVDMSSFQGVDWGSLYGMGILYPESHC